A genomic window from Lotus japonicus ecotype B-129 chromosome 1, LjGifu_v1.2 includes:
- the LOC130733188 gene encoding uncharacterized protein LOC130733188, translating to MVGNQPHSPHLDDHCYSSCAETACIPPEHASAHTSFGPPKRSPTHVATLQQSLWWRLCIMIPEEVNRPNMEIVPSVDLTKAFTTSQAFESSKDLVNWAKAVGKEHGYVIIIQKSDYGSDKRRAVMTLGCERGGKYKPSTSVLKRNRTGTKKCNCPFRLRARRSNKDKMWTVLVHSGIHNHDTAEVLQGHSYVGRLNPEEKAMVGEMIEERVKASDILIAIRKHNPTNLTRIKQIYNEKQAYNRLKRGSLTEMQHLMKLLEEHKYAHWSRVQDGTDVVRSLFWAHPDSIHLFNEFPHVVILDSTYKTNRYRTPLLEMVGVTSTNLTYSIAFAYMQNEQKDEVVWAVNRLKDLIINEDNLPKVFVTDKDQVLMEALETVFPAASCLLCQFHVLKSVTGEMKKLVKDIETREDITDRWNRLMYAANEVEYDKAVGAMSNTGELWTYIETNWLPLRSKFVKFEIDTCMHMGCTTTNRVEGAHSKLKKLLSDSKGDLVIAWTAMNKLIIMQHDKIKESFQLSIFVTEHSLNDPFYKHLRGFVSRAALHIIVKEKTQIGMIGVGGIYCECVLRRTHGLPCACELMKFESVPLLAIHPHWRKLTWDSSDRDMDPTLGLSFESEFDKLRTKFEESSHGVRMSIIESLRMITYPETTSMCAPTKKKTRGRPMGSTNKPKKFAKGCGETSTKRIPCRWETIDKEYPGSWRDSNTTPLQEPSPKVRSQKASKASKASKASKVSTASKASKVQSPLIRMVCTKNKKPVSSYLRRRYLKQIPGEFHPFVVDFINVKGDGHCGYRCVASLKGLAEDDWPLIRRELLTEIDSDANMYINMFGASEVNQMRLALTVKDTKPVGEDKWMMIPNMAYLISTTYKFIVLTIANTGCNTFYPLKGKADLVEEHKFMPIVLVNKDHFVGVTLREGHPMPTTAHLWAYNCHPDARKWEEPYKERIEEYAAYLKQKNGGCSDDIIDLSDD from the exons CATAATGATACCTGAGGAAGTAAATAGGCCCAATATGGAGATTGTGCCTTCTGTGGATCTTACAAAAGCTTTCACCACTAGCCAA GCTTTTGAATCCTCCAAAGATCTTGTTAATTGGGCCAAAGCTGTAGGTAAAGAGCATGgctatgttattattattcagAAGTCGGACTATGGATCTGACAAAAGGAGGGCCGTGATGACACTAGGATGTGAGCGTGGCGGCAAATATAAACCATCCACATCGGTGTTAAAGCGAAATCGGACTGGAACTAAGAAGTGTAATTGTCCATTCAGGCTAAGGGCAAGGCGTAGTAATAAAGATAAAATGTGGACGGTGCTTGTGCATAGTGGGATCCATAATCATGACACTGCTGAGGTTTTGCAGGGTCACTCATATGTTGGCCGTCTAAATCCAGAGGAAAAGGCGATGGTGGGAGAAATGATTGAAGAAAGGGTCAAGGCCAGTGATATTTTGATTGCTATAAGGAAACACAACCCAACCAACTTGACTAGAATTAAACAGATTTACAATgagaagcaagcatacaacaggTTGAAGAGGGGATCGTTGACCGAGATGCAACACTTGATGAAGTTGTTGGAAGAACACAAATACGCACATTGGTCCAGGGTGCAGGATGGTACTGATGTGGTCAGATCTTTGTTTTGGGCACACCCTGATTCCATTCACTTATTCAATGAGTTTCCTCATGTTGTGATTCTGGATAGTACATACAAGACCAATAGGTACAGGACCCCTTTACTTGAGATGGTGGGGGTTACGTCGACAAATTTGACATACTCAATTGCTTTTGCGTACATGCAGAATGAGCAAAAGGATGAGGTTGTTTGGGCTGTGAATAGATTAAAAGACTTGATCATTAATGAGGACAATCTGCCGAAGGTCTTTGTTACAGACAAAGACCAAGTTTTGATGGAAGCATTGGAAACTGTTTTTCCCGCAGCTAGCTGTCTTCTATGTCAGTTTCATGTACTTAAGAGTGTAACTGGCGAGATGAAGAAACTTGTGAAAGACATTGAGACACGTGAAGACATTACTGATAGATGGAATCGATTGATGTATGCTGCCAACGAGGTTGAGTATGATAAAGCTGTGGGTGCTATGTCGAATACCGGTGAGCTCTGGACTTACATTGAGACTAACTGGTTGCCTTTGAGAAGCAAGTTTGTGAAGTTTGAGATTGATACTTGTATGCACATGGGGTGCACGACAACAAACAG AGTTGAGGGGGCACACTCAAAGCTGAAGAAACTATTGTCCGACAGTAAGGGTGACTTGGTCATTGCGTGGACTGCGATGAACAAGCTTATTATCATGCAGCATGACAAGATAAAGGAGTCCTTCCAGCTCAGCATATTTGTCACAGAGCATTCTTTGAATGACCCGTTCTATAAGCATTTGCGCGGGTTTGTATCTAGAGCCGCATTGCACATTATTGTTAAAGAGAAGACTCAAATTGGCATGATTGGGGTTGGTGGTATATACTGTGAATGTGTACTTAGGAGAACCCATGGACTACCATGTGCTTGTGAGCTCATGAAGTTTGAATCTGTCCCATTACTTGCAATTCATCCACATTGGAGGAAATTGACTTGGGATTCTTCGGACCGTGACATGGATCCAACattgggtttgagttttgagTCTGAATTTGATAAATTACGAACCAAGTTCGAGGAGTCTTCTCACGGAGTTAGAATGTCGATCATTGAGAGCCTTAGAATGATTACTTATCCAGAAACGACTTCTATGTGCGCtccaacaaagaagaaaacaaggGGTAGGCCAATGGGATCCACTAACAAGCCCAAGAAGTTTGCCAAGGGATGTGGTGAGACCTCTACAAAGCGCATTCCTTGTAGATGGGAGACTATTGACAAGGAGTATCCGGGCTCATGGCGTGATAGCAACACGACACCATTACAGGAACCTTCTCCAAAGGTTAGGTCTCAAAAGGCTTCTAAGGCTTCGAAGGCTTCTAAGGCTTCTAAGGTTTCTACGGCTTCTAAGGCTTCTAAGGTACAAAGTCCTCTGATCCGGATGGTGTGTACAAAGAATAAGAAGCCTGTGAGTAGTTACCTACGTCGGCGCTACCTTAAACAAATCCCTGGTGAGTTTCATCCATTCGTTGTTGACTTTATAAATGTAAAGGGAGATGGCCACTGTGGATATAGATGTGTTGCATCGTTGAAGGGTCTTGCAGAAGACGATTGGCCACTTATACGTAGGGAACTTCTGACGGAGATTGATTCGGATGCTAATATGTACATCAACATGTTTGGAGCCAGCGAGGTTAACCAAATGCGTTTAGCTCTAACAGTTAAGGATACTAAGCCCGTAGGTGAAGACAAGTGGATGATGATACCAAATATGGCCTACCTTATTTCCACAACATATAAGTTCATAGTGTTGACTATTGCTAATACCGGATGCAACACTTTTTATCCGTTAAAGGGAAAGGCGGACCTAGTGGAAGAGCACAAATTCATGCCGATTGTGCTTGTCAATAAAGATCATTTCGTTGGG GTTACTCTTCGTGAAGGCCATCCAATGCCGACCACAGCTCACTTGTGGGCATACAACTGTCACCCGGATGCAAGAAAATGGGAAGAGCCTTACAAAGAGCGCATTGAAGAATACGCGGCTTATCTGAAACAAAAAAATGGAGGATGTAGTGATGATATTATTGACCTTAGTGATGATTAA
- the LOC130734442 gene encoding protein MAIN-LIKE 1-like, giving the protein MADQPDDDTEAEEETSGEEETSGEEEAEEDVGADLEAEFDEESGDEDDENRLWYEGGPFDLCLLTKYGEHIARDIWRSYKRPNYETRGVLKTYNHGRMCHPVVHHARYIRGAVHNAGLRWVMKCTSPSVDQSIISAFVERWHPETSSFHLPWGEMTITLEDVSALLHLPVEGEFFSFGNPTREEAAPAVAQLLDVDIELVMEEFDACRGPSLRFSFLQAIVEKHVEANNEVPACRAYMLRLIGMTLFCDKSNTYIGAVYLSLFEDVENASRWNWGAATLAYLYGQLGEASRNGAKSVAGYLSLLQSWVFAHFPGSVFERRDNPAYTPDRPVALTWEALRGTTEVAQKRMNLDTFPASSVIWRPYVEHYDHWPFPQVALYRGFIRHAGMIFPYLPDRVIRQFGRIQYVPDPPPSSVTCRECDRRFAHWNDHICHLSEEAAFPFQTTGEYTPWYIKVSHPYMVPDEYKGDRFAFLENQFAELALYSGIAVDPTTDGSPPPGSPMWDVVHNMHTIIEGAVHGRGRKIRGRDSGAGPSNSGR; this is encoded by the exons ATGGCTGATCAGCCGGATGATGACACTGAGGCGGAGGAGGAGACTAGTGGTGAGGAGGAGActagtggtgaggaggaggcTGAGGAGGATGTCGGTGCTGACCTCGAGGCGGAGTTTGATGAGGAGTCTGGTGATGAGGACGATGAGAACAGGTTGTGGTATGAGGGAGGTCCGTTTGACCTTTGCTTGTTGACTAAGTATGGCGAACATATAGCTCGTGACATATGGAGGTCATACAAGCGGCCAAATTATGAGACTAGAGGTGTGCTCAAGACCTATAATCATGGGAGGATGTGTCATCCTGTAGTCCATCATGCTCGGTACATAAGGGGTGCGGTGCATAATGCAGGTTTGCGGTGGGTGATGAAATGCACAAGCCCGAGTGTTGACCAGAGCATTATTTCTGCTTTTGTTGAGCGATGGCATCCTGAGACGTCATCTTTCCACTTACCCTGGGGGGAAATGACGATCACACTTGAAGATGTCTCAGCATTACTCCACTTGCCCGTAGAGGGTGAGTTCTTCTCCTTTGGTAACCCGACTAGGGAAGAGGCGGCTCCTGCGGTTGCTCAGTTACTTGATGTGGACATTGAGCTTGTGATGGAGGAGTTTGATGCTTGTAGGGGTCCATCTCTTCGCTTTAGCTTTCTCCAAGCTATTGTGGAGAAACACGTAGAGGCCAACAATGAAGTTCCTGCATGCCGAGCTTATATGCTGCGGTTGATTGGCATGACCCTTTTCTGTGACAAGAGCAACACATATATTGGTGCTGTGTATTTGTCTCTGTTTGAAGATGTTGAGAATGCATCAAGGTGGAATTGGGGAGCTGCCACTTTGGCTTACTTGTATGGTCAGCTCGGGGAGGCCAGTAGGAATGGTGCTAAGTCTGTTGCTGGTTATTTATCTCTTCTGCAG TCATGGGTGTTTGCCCACTTCCCCGGATCAGTGTTTGAGCGCAGGGACAACCCTGCCTACACACCAGACAGGCCTGTTGCACTAACTTGGGAGGCGCTTCGAGGGACTACTGAGGTTGCGCAGAAGAGGATGAACCTGGATACGTTTCCGGCCAGTTCTGTGATTTGGAGACCTTATGTAGAGCACTATGATCACTGGCCCTTCCCTCAGGTTGCCTTGTATAGGGGATTTATCAGGCATGCCGGGATGATATTCCCATACCTCCCAGATCGAGTCATCAGGCAGTTTGGCCGGATCCAGTATGTGCCAGATCCCCCACCATCGTCAGTTACGTGCCGGGAGTGTGATCGTCGATTTGCGCACTGGAATGATCACATTTGCCATCTGTCGGAAGAAGCTGCTTTCCCTTTTCAGACCACTGGCGAATACACTCCTTGGTATATCAAGGTCTCACACCCTTACATGGTCCCAGATGAGTACAAAGGCGACCGCTTCGCATTTCTAGAG AACCAGTTTGCGGAGCTTGCGTTGTACTCTGGCATTGCGGTTGATCCGACGACAGATGGATCGCCCCCGCCGGGTTCACCGATGTGGGATGTGGTGCACAATATGCATACCATCATCGAGGGAGCAGTGCACGGGAGGGGAAGAAAGATTAGGGGACGGGACTCGGGAGCTGGGCCTTCAAATTCTGGGCGTTAG
- the LOC130734443 gene encoding uncharacterized protein LOC130734443 — protein MGVGREVSISLDGVRDKNLMQLKKLNIALFPVRYNDKYYADALASGEFTKLAYYSDICVGAIACRLEKKEGGGQVRIYIMTLGVLAPYRGLGIGTKLLNHVLDLCSKQNISEVYLHVQTNNEDAINFYKKFGFEITETIQNYYTNITPPDCYILTRLTAPSPTKK, from the exons ATGGGAGTTGGCCGTGAAGTCTCAATTTCACTTGATGGAGTGAGGGACAAGAACCTTATGCAGCTCAAGAAGCTCAATATTGCTCTTTTCCCTGTTCGTTACAATGACAAATACTATGCGGATGCACTTGCTTCTGGCGAATTCACTAAACTAG CTTACTACAGTGACATTTGTGTTGGGGCAATTGCGTGCCGGCTTGAGAAGAAGGAAGGTGGGGGGCAAGTTCGGATTTACATCATGACTTTAGGGGTTTTGGCACCTTACCGTGGACTTGGTATTG GAACAAAACTGTTGAATCATGTTCTTGATCTCTGCTCCAAGCAAAACATTTCTGAGGTTTACTTGCATGTGCAGACAAACAATGAAGATGCCATAAACTTTTACAAGAAATTCGGCTTCGAAATTACAGAAACAATCCAGAACTATTACACAAACATCACGCCACCAGACTGCTATATTCTCACGAGGCTTACAGCTCCAAGCCCAACCAAGAAATAA
- the LOC130734444 gene encoding uncharacterized protein LOC130734444 codes for MDCNKDEAARAKEIAEKKFSLREYAGAKKFALKALNLYPALEGVPQFLSILNVYISAENKINGQMDWYGILGVDPFADEETIRKKYRVLALSLHPDKNRSLGAEGAFKLVSEAWSLLSDKAKRLAYNNIRSVGGLQHNAPNHVGAQSKAPSSNGSNNPKKNATSNVGGPQHNAPNHVGAQSKAPSSSGSNNPKKNATSDGRTGNNNARAPPSPSIPRPHKMSGTFWSSCSRCKVHFEYLRVYLDQILLCPNCKEAFKAIEKSPPPNAVKSSNSASRKHDQKSQHHAGKNHPINPGRTSAVSQDKKSSSSAGMSSFNNTSFQRGPPSRMPGFVGADGSSSVTAASKQHSSKKRKFEGAASITSREKNHPINLGRTSAVSQDKKSSSSAGMPSFNNTSFQRGPPSRMPGFLGADGSSSVTAASFKKQSGEKRRKFEGAASIAAREKNNMYKASDGSFSNVETPMEKIRIDDIHLYRANHMTMRDGATSLGSGKPNMGTERTYGFPGVAIKHHMRELSLFETRTMLINKAQFEIRKKLQEWRSAAQAKARKNDKGHIRQKSTFDEKTTGPEKHGGSNFDSNNYMKCDSIGESVKKKQAYVAISVPDPDFHNFDLDRSENSFEEDQVWAAYDDDDGMPRFYARIHKVISAKPFRIQISWLNSRSNSELGPMNWVGSGFYKTCGDFRLGRHEITESLNSFSHKVRWTKGRGVFRIFPGKGEIWALYKNWSLDWNENTPDEVVHKYDMVEVLQDFSEEEGVLVAPLVKVNGFKTVFRRHSHGQVRKIPKVEMFCFSHQVPSYSLTGQESHNAPKGCRELDPAATPLDLLQATTEADEALDNVGKSKEDKMPSSSEKCVC; via the coding sequence ATGGATTGCAACAAAGATGAGGCAGCTAGGGCCAAGGAAATAGCTGAGAAGAAATTTTCTCTCAGGGAATATGCTGGTGCAAAAAAGTTTGCTCTCAAGGCTCTAAATTTGTATCCTGCACTGGAGGGTGTTCCCCAGTTTCTGTCAATTCTGAATGTTTATATCTCTGCTGAGAATAAAATAAATGGACAAATGGATTGGTATGGTATACTTGGAGTGGATCCCTTTGCTGATGAGGAGACAATTAGAAAGAAATACAGGGTATTGGCTCTCAGTCTTCACCCTGACAAAAATAGGTCTTTAGGTGCAGAGGGTGCATTTAAGCTTGTTTCAGAGGCATGGAGCTTACTATCTGATAAGGCCAAGAGACTAGCATACAACAACATCAGGAGTGTGGGTGGACTTCAGCATAATGCTCCCAACCATGTTGGGGCTCAATCAAAAGCACCCAGTTCAAATGGTTCTAATAATCCTAAGAAGAATGCAACCTCAAATGTGGGTGGACCTCAGCATAATGCTCCCAACCATGTTGGGGCTCAATCAAAAGCACCCAGTTCAAGTGGTTCTAATAATCCTAAGAAGAATGCAACCTCAGATGGGAGAACTGGAAATAATAATGCCCGGGCACCACCTTCACCCTCCATTCCTCGTCCACATAAAATGTCGGGTACCTTTTGGAGTTCCTGTAGTCGTTGCAAGGTACATTTTGAGTATCTCAGGGTTTATTTGGATCAAATTCTCCTATGTCCCAATTGTAAGGAAGCTTTTAAGGCTATAGAGAAGAGTCCGCCTCCTAATGCTGTTAAGTCATCTAATTCGGCTTCTCGGAAACATGATCAGAAGTCTCAACATCATGCTGGAAAGAATCACCCCATCAATCCGGGAAGAACTTCTGCAGTTTCTCAAGACAAGAAATCCAGCAGTTCTGCAGGCATGTCTTCTTTTAACAATACAAGCTTCCAGCGCGGTCCTCCCTCAAGAATGCCTGGTTTTGTTGGTGCAGATGGATCGTCGTCTGTTACTGCTGCAAGTAAGCAGCATTCaagcaagaaaagaaaatttgaaGGAGCTGCATCAATTACTTCGCGGGAGAAGAATCACCCCATCAATCTGGGAAGAACTTCTGCAGTTTCTCAAGACAAGAAATCCAGCAGTTCTGCAGGCATGCCTTCTTTTAACAATACAAGCTTCCAGCGTGGTCCTCCCTCAAGAATGCCTGGTTTTCTTGGTGCAGATGGATCGTCGTCTGTTACTGCTGCAAGTTTTAAGAAGCAATCAGGcgagaaaagaagaaaatttgAAGGAGCCGCATCAATTGCTGCGCGGGAGAAGAATAACATGTATAAGGCGTCTGATGGTTCTTTTAGTAACGTTGAAACCCCTATGGAGAAAATAAGGATAGATGATATTCACTTGTACAGGGCAAATCATATGACCATGCGAGATGGAGCAACCAGTTTGGGATCTGGAAAACCTAACATGGGAACAGAAAGGACTTATGGATTTCCAGGTGTAGCTATAAAGCATCACATGAGAGAGTTGTCCCTTTTTGAGACAAGGACCATGTTGATCAATAAAGCACAGTTTGAAATTCGCAAGAAACTTCAAGAATGGAGATCAGCAGCTCAAGCTAAGGCTAGAAAGAATGACAAAGGACATATAAGGCAGAAAAGCACATTTGATGAGAAAACAACTGGCCCAGAGAAGCATGGAGGCTCCAATTTTGATAGTAATAATTATATGAAATGTGATTCTATTGGTGAAAGTGTAAAGAAGAAGCAAGCATATGTTGCTATCAGTGTTCCAGATCCTGATTTTCACAACTTTGACCTGGATAGATCTGAAAATTCCTTTGAGGAGGACCAGGTTTGGGCTgcttatgatgatgatgatggaatGCCTCGATTTTATGCTAGAATTCACAAGGTGATCTCCGCGAAGCCGTTTAGAATACAGATCAGTTGGCTTAACTCTCGAAGCAACAGTGAATTGGGCCCAATGAACTGGGTAGGTTCTGGTTTTTACAAAACTTGTGGGGATTTCAGGCTTGGCAGGCATGAGATAACTGAATCATTAAATTCATTTTCACACAAGGTAAGGTGGACAAAAGGCAGAGGAGTTTTTCGCATCTTTCCCGGAAAGGGGGAAATCTGGGCACTCTATAAGAACTGGTCTCTTGATTGGAATGAAAACACTCCGGATGAAGTGGTACACAAGTATGATATGGTGGAGGTGCTTCAAGATTTCAGTGAGGAGGAAGGTGTTTTAGTTGCTCCACTTGTTAAGGTTAACGGTTTCAAGACGGTGTTTCGCAGGCACAGCCATGGTCAGGTAAGGAAAATTCCTAAAGTGGAGATGTTCTGCTTCTCTCATCAGGTTCCGAGTTATTCGCTGACAGGACAAGAATCTCATAATGCTCCGAAGGGCTGTCGAGAGTTGGATCCAGCAGCCACTCCTTTGGACCTCCTTCAGGCAACAACAGAAGCTGATGAAGCATTGGATAATGTTGGGAAATCGAAGGAAGACAAAATGCCCAGTTCATCTGAAAAATGTGTTTGTTAA